A window of Parasynechococcus marenigrum WH 8102 contains these coding sequences:
- the dusB gene encoding tRNA dihydrouridine synthase DusB, translating to MLASTPLQLSGSGTARRLECRVLQSPLAGVSDRVFRHLVRRWAPDALLFTEMVNATSLELGFGRGKVKELGDEQGPIGVQLFDHRPDAMADAARRAEDAGAFLIDINMGCPVRKIARKGGGSGLIRDPHLASRIIEAVANAVRLPVTVKTRLGWCGSDAAPQTWCRQLQEAGAQLLTLHGRTREQGFKGKADWAAIAAVKQALTIPVIANGDINTPEDAQRCLAQTGADGVMVGRGTMGAPWLVGQIDAALKGLPIPATPGPAARLTLAREQLLALVEARGEHGLLIARKHMGWTCTGFPGAPQLRHALMRAPTPEDALALLENQRLALE from the coding sequence ATGCTCGCCTCCACTCCGCTGCAGCTTTCCGGGTCCGGCACGGCGCGGCGGCTGGAGTGCCGCGTGCTGCAGTCCCCCCTGGCCGGCGTAAGCGACCGTGTCTTCCGTCATCTGGTGCGCCGCTGGGCTCCGGATGCCCTGCTGTTCACAGAGATGGTGAATGCCACCAGCCTTGAGCTTGGCTTCGGGCGCGGCAAGGTGAAGGAACTCGGCGACGAACAGGGCCCGATCGGGGTGCAGCTGTTCGATCACCGCCCGGATGCCATGGCCGATGCAGCCCGCCGAGCCGAAGACGCAGGAGCATTCCTGATCGACATCAACATGGGGTGCCCGGTGCGCAAGATTGCCCGTAAAGGCGGCGGATCAGGACTGATCCGCGACCCCCACCTCGCCAGCCGGATCATCGAAGCCGTGGCAAACGCCGTGCGGTTGCCCGTCACGGTGAAGACACGACTCGGCTGGTGCGGCAGTGACGCCGCCCCTCAGACCTGGTGCCGGCAGTTGCAGGAAGCCGGTGCGCAACTGCTCACCCTGCACGGCCGGACCCGCGAGCAGGGGTTCAAAGGCAAGGCGGACTGGGCTGCTATCGCCGCCGTTAAGCAGGCCCTCACCATTCCGGTGATCGCGAACGGAGACATCAATACTCCCGAGGATGCCCAGCGCTGCCTGGCCCAGACAGGCGCCGACGGCGTCATGGTGGGTCGCGGAACCATGGGAGCCCCCTGGCTGGTAGGGCAGATCGATGCGGCACTCAAGGGCCTGCCGATTCCAGCCACCCCTGGCCCCGCAGCCCGCCTGACCCTGGCCCGGGAGCAGCTGCTGGCGCTGGTGGAAGCCCGCGGTGAACACGGCCTGTTGATCGCCCGAAAGCACATGGGCTGGACCTGCACCGGCTTTCCCGGAGCTCCGCAGCTGCGTCATGCCTTGATGCGCGCTCCCACCCCAGAGGACGCCCTAGCGTTATTGGAGAACCAACGTCTGGCCCTGGAGTGA
- a CDS encoding DUF1823 family protein, whose product MVTMLPTHVKDLWPISRALLMQILEDRCSDRFVCERIWERLGYVEADGTWSAGPETPLDWKEAFPEGPQLIAERPASVRLTRSIPKQHKQLLKQQLQFQGYRIGELYPRRTRRATAVNWLLAWLAQLEMPLAEQGPMAPECPVPMDPVAGHPGDLPVA is encoded by the coding sequence ATGGTCACCATGCTGCCGACTCACGTGAAAGATCTCTGGCCGATTAGCCGGGCATTGCTGATGCAGATCCTGGAGGACCGTTGCAGCGACCGTTTTGTCTGTGAGCGGATCTGGGAGCGCCTGGGTTATGTCGAGGCGGATGGAACTTGGAGTGCAGGTCCCGAGACACCTCTCGATTGGAAGGAAGCCTTTCCGGAGGGGCCACAGCTGATTGCGGAACGGCCGGCTTCCGTGCGCCTGACCCGCTCGATCCCGAAGCAGCACAAGCAATTGCTGAAGCAGCAACTGCAGTTTCAGGGCTACCGCATCGGTGAGCTCTACCCGCGACGGACCCGCCGCGCCACTGCCGTGAACTGGCTCCTGGCCTGGCTGGCGCAGCTGGAGATGCCCCTTGCGGAACAGGGGCCAATGGCTCCCGAGTGTCCGGTGCCCATGGATCCGGTCGCTGGTCACCCCGGCGACCTGCCGGTGGCTTGA
- the der gene encoding ribosome biogenesis GTPase Der, whose protein sequence is MARPVVAIIGRPNVGKSTLVNRLCRSREAIVHDEPGVTRDRTYQDGYWGDREFKVVDTGGLVFDDDSEFLPEIREQAALAMEEASVAVVIVDGQQGITAADESIAEFLRSRPCPTLLAVNKCESPEQGLAMAAEFWSLGLGEPHPISAIHGVGTGDLLDQVLTFLPPKDQEGDEEEPIQMAIIGRPNVGKSSLLNAICGEQRAIVSPIRGTTRDTIDTNIVRENRPWRLVDTAGIRRRRSVNYGPEYFGINRSFKAIDRSDVCVLVIDALDGVTEQDQRLAGRIEEDGRACVVVVNKWDAVEKDSHTMTAMEKELRAKLYFLDWAPMLFTSALTGQRVDSIFALAALAVEQHRRRVSTSVVNEVLKEALSWRSPPTTRGGRQGRLYYGTQVASRPPSFTLFVNDPKLFGDTYRRYVERQIREGLGFDGTPVKLYWRGKQQRDAERDMVRQQNRQS, encoded by the coding sequence TTGGCGCGTCCCGTCGTCGCGATCATCGGACGCCCCAACGTCGGCAAGTCGACTCTGGTGAATCGTCTCTGCCGCAGTCGCGAAGCGATTGTGCATGACGAGCCTGGCGTCACCCGCGACCGCACCTACCAGGACGGTTACTGGGGCGATCGTGAGTTCAAGGTGGTCGACACCGGTGGCCTGGTGTTCGACGACGACAGTGAATTTCTGCCGGAGATCCGTGAACAGGCGGCTCTGGCCATGGAGGAAGCCAGCGTTGCGGTGGTGATCGTGGATGGCCAGCAGGGCATCACGGCTGCGGATGAATCCATCGCGGAATTTCTGCGCAGTCGACCCTGTCCAACGCTGCTGGCCGTCAACAAATGCGAGTCGCCGGAGCAGGGTCTGGCGATGGCAGCTGAATTCTGGAGCCTTGGACTGGGAGAACCCCATCCGATTTCAGCCATCCATGGAGTGGGCACCGGAGATCTGCTGGATCAGGTGCTCACCTTCTTGCCCCCCAAGGATCAGGAGGGGGATGAGGAGGAGCCGATCCAGATGGCGATCATCGGACGGCCGAATGTGGGTAAATCCAGCCTGCTCAATGCCATCTGTGGCGAGCAGCGGGCGATCGTGAGCCCGATCCGCGGCACCACCCGGGACACCATCGACACCAACATCGTTCGTGAGAACCGCCCCTGGCGGCTGGTGGACACCGCGGGGATCCGCCGCCGTCGGAGTGTCAATTACGGCCCTGAATACTTCGGCATCAACCGCAGTTTCAAAGCGATTGATCGCAGTGACGTCTGCGTGCTGGTGATCGATGCCCTCGATGGCGTCACCGAACAGGATCAGCGGCTGGCGGGGCGGATCGAGGAGGACGGTCGCGCCTGTGTGGTGGTGGTGAACAAGTGGGATGCCGTGGAGAAAGACAGCCACACCATGACGGCCATGGAAAAGGAGCTCCGCGCCAAGCTGTATTTCCTCGACTGGGCACCGATGCTTTTCACCTCGGCCCTCACCGGTCAACGGGTGGACAGCATTTTTGCTCTGGCCGCCCTGGCGGTGGAGCAGCACCGCCGGCGCGTCAGCACCTCCGTGGTGAATGAAGTGCTCAAGGAGGCCCTCAGCTGGCGCAGTCCCCCCACCACCCGTGGCGGCCGTCAGGGGCGTCTGTACTACGGCACTCAGGTGGCCAGCCGCCCCCCCAGCTTCACGCTGTTCGTCAACGACCCGAAGCTCTTCGGTGATACCTATCGCCGCTATGTCGAACGCCAGATCCGGGAGGGGCTGGGATTCGACGGCACCCCAGTGAAGCTCTACTGGCGTGGCAAGCAGCAACGCGATGCTGAACGGGACATGGTGCGTCAGCAGAACCGCCAGAGCTGA